In Streptomyces sp. NBC_00569, a single genomic region encodes these proteins:
- a CDS encoding alpha-L-fucosidase, whose amino-acid sequence MQPWFTDGKLGIFLHWGIYSVDGVAESWSFFNGQVPYDTYMAQLDGFDAQKWDPDAWADLFVEAGAAYAVLTAKHHDGVALWDTRAGGLSVVERTPAARDLITPYVDALRRRGLKVGLYYSHLDWSHPDYATLRPDGQDPDDRGNPYSMPAAGDESPERWDAFLAFHRAQIRELLGLFQPDLLWFDGEWERSPEQWRMAELARLIRELSPHTVVNGRLTGHGDYATPEQGVPVEPPKGPWELCLTVNDSWGYQPQDDHHKSPRQLVRVFAETVGGGGNLLLAVGPKADGTIPPEQAERLEALGEWIAEHRPAVRDTVRGLPHGHFYGPSTLSADRRTLYLFLFDRPNEYVVLRGVRNAVRSARVLGTGADVRHERVGGLGEVPGWEYLYVNDDQLDPLCTVVALELDGELDLYREHTRD is encoded by the coding sequence CTCGGCATCTTCCTGCACTGGGGGATCTACAGCGTCGACGGCGTCGCCGAGTCCTGGTCCTTCTTCAACGGGCAGGTCCCGTACGACACCTACATGGCGCAGCTCGACGGGTTCGACGCCCAGAAGTGGGACCCCGACGCCTGGGCCGACCTGTTCGTCGAGGCGGGCGCCGCGTACGCGGTCCTCACCGCCAAGCACCACGACGGGGTCGCCCTCTGGGACACACGGGCGGGCGGCCTGTCCGTCGTCGAGCGGACCCCGGCCGCACGCGACCTCATCACCCCCTACGTGGACGCGCTCCGTCGCCGCGGTCTCAAGGTCGGCCTCTACTACTCGCATCTCGACTGGTCCCACCCCGACTACGCCACCCTCCGGCCGGACGGGCAGGACCCCGACGACCGCGGCAACCCCTACTCGATGCCCGCCGCCGGCGACGAGTCCCCGGAGCGCTGGGACGCCTTCCTCGCCTTCCACCGCGCCCAGATCCGCGAGCTCCTCGGGCTCTTCCAGCCGGACCTGCTCTGGTTCGACGGCGAGTGGGAGCGCAGCCCCGAACAGTGGCGCATGGCGGAACTCGCCCGACTCATCCGGGAGTTGAGCCCGCACACCGTCGTCAATGGGCGTCTCACCGGACACGGCGACTACGCGACACCCGAACAGGGCGTGCCCGTCGAACCGCCGAAGGGCCCCTGGGAGCTGTGCCTCACCGTCAACGACTCGTGGGGTTACCAACCCCAGGACGACCACCACAAGTCGCCCCGTCAGCTGGTCCGCGTCTTCGCCGAGACCGTCGGCGGCGGAGGAAACCTCCTGCTCGCCGTGGGCCCGAAGGCCGACGGCACGATCCCGCCCGAGCAGGCCGAGCGCCTCGAAGCACTCGGCGAGTGGATCGCCGAACACCGGCCCGCCGTCCGCGACACCGTGCGCGGCCTGCCCCACGGCCACTTCTACGGCCCCTCCACCCTCTCCGCCGACCGCCGCACCCTGTACCTGTTCCTCTTCGACCGGCCCAACGAGTACGTCGTCCTGCGCGGCGTGCGCAACGCCGTCCGCTCGGCGCGGGTCCTCGGGACGGGCGCGGACGTCCGCCACGAGCGCGTCGGCGGCCTCGGCGAGGTCCCCGGCTGGGAGTACCTGTACGTCAACGACGACCAGCTCGACCCCCTGTGCACGGTCGTCGCCCTCGAACTCGACGGCGAACTCGACCTGTACCGCGAACACACCCGCGACTGA
- a CDS encoding cobalt-precorrin-6A reductase: MHVLILGGTTEARRLAQALTAGHPGWRVTSSLAGRVARPLLPEGEVRTGGFGGADGLARALRELQVDALIDATHPFAGTISFHAAQAAATAHVPLLALRRPGWVPAPDDDWHHVNSLEEAATALPTLGTRAFLTVGRLGLPPFASIDDVHFLIRSVDAPEPPLPPHSEVLLGRGPFTPDGERELLRTHRIDVLVTKDSGGEATAPKLVAAREARIPVLVVRRPQVPAGVAVVGSVAEAVEWAGNPGSCRPSGTSEQG; this comes from the coding sequence GTGCACGTACTGATCCTCGGCGGCACGACCGAGGCCCGCCGCCTCGCGCAGGCCCTGACCGCCGGCCACCCCGGGTGGCGCGTGACGAGTTCGCTGGCCGGGCGCGTGGCCCGGCCCCTGCTGCCCGAGGGTGAGGTGCGGACCGGTGGTTTCGGGGGAGCCGATGGCCTGGCCCGCGCGCTGCGCGAGCTCCAGGTGGACGCGCTCATCGACGCCACCCATCCTTTCGCCGGGACGATCAGTTTCCATGCGGCGCAGGCCGCCGCCACGGCCCATGTTCCCCTGCTGGCGCTGCGCCGCCCCGGCTGGGTCCCCGCACCGGACGACGACTGGCACCACGTGAACTCCCTGGAGGAGGCGGCGACGGCACTTCCGACCCTGGGCACGCGGGCGTTCCTGACGGTGGGCCGCCTGGGCCTCCCGCCGTTCGCGTCCATCGACGACGTCCACTTCCTGATCCGCTCGGTGGACGCCCCCGAGCCGCCGCTGCCCCCGCACTCGGAGGTCCTGCTGGGCCGGGGCCCCTTCACGCCGGACGGCGAACGGGAGCTGCTCCGGACCCACCGCATCGACGTTCTGGTGACGAAGGACAGCGGGGGAGAGGCGACGGCCCCGAAGCTCGTCGCGGCGCGAGAGGCGCGGATCCCGGTCCTGGTGGTGCGACGGCCGCAGGTGCCGGCGGGAGTGGCGGTGGTGGGATCGGTGGCGGAGGCGGTGGAGTGGGCGGGGAACCCGGGCTCTTGCCGCCCGTCCGGCACCTCGGAACAAGGCTGA
- a CDS encoding beta-N-acetylglucosaminidase domain-containing protein produces MTARRAVHACSVATLLVAASAAAVPPVSAHTTDRPLPVVSPTPQHMTRAGADIALPSRAELVVDDTTDKPARDLLTATLRAHGVRHVDVRTKASGHAPLTVLLGPATHPDVAGALRGTDVPTQDEGYAVRVAGRTVALGGTDATGQFYAAQTFRQLVTKGKIAGASVSDFPSMRLRGSIEGFYGPPWTEAERLDQMDFLGEVKSNTYVYAPKDDPYHRDKWREPYPADKLAQLGTLVDRARANHVRFTFAVSPGGSVCYSDPADVKALTAKLQALYDLGVRSFSVPLDDISYTKWNCDADQQKFGAPGRGPAAKAQVGLLNTVQQDFIATHDGANPLQMVPTEYGDLTDTAYKQELRGNLDKNIEVMWTGTDVVPPEITNDQAQKASELFGRKVFVWDNYPVNDFGRTSGRLLLAPYDKREPGLSEHLSGLVSNPMNQEAASKLAVFTMSDFSWNDRGYDRTRSARQSALHLAGGDPRVADAVQTFVDLNHMAPTFGAKPWQPQSPILGAQLEKFWKTYESDPAAAIRSFTPTATNIGRTPAVLRAGVPDQQFLHDAGPWLDSTALWGKALGHGLAALKAIDAHDTDKAADERAAMEKAADAASHITIDPAEHHQPGPVKIADPFLGDFVSRVQDLHDASKGLKPLRQLALNKDTKQSSDYASDGEFPYSAAKAADGDRFNFSTTSGKEAQPWWQVDLGSVADLERVDVYNRSDCCADRTQDYYVLVSDEPFTGTLSDQLTKPGVWSHHETAQAGGPTAIPVTAHGRYVRVWLASEKPVELNMAEVEVYGRARS; encoded by the coding sequence ATGACAGCCCGAAGAGCCGTGCACGCCTGTTCCGTCGCCACCCTGCTCGTCGCCGCGTCCGCCGCGGCGGTCCCGCCCGTGTCGGCGCACACGACGGACCGGCCCCTGCCCGTCGTCTCGCCGACCCCGCAGCACATGACCCGCGCCGGCGCGGACATCGCTCTCCCTTCACGCGCCGAACTCGTCGTGGACGACACCACCGACAAGCCGGCCCGCGACCTCCTCACCGCCACCCTGCGCGCCCACGGAGTCCGCCACGTCGACGTCCGTACCAAGGCGTCGGGACACGCGCCCCTGACCGTGCTCCTCGGCCCGGCCACCCACCCCGACGTGGCCGGAGCCCTGCGCGGCACCGACGTCCCCACCCAGGACGAGGGCTACGCCGTGCGTGTGGCCGGACGCACCGTGGCGCTCGGCGGCACCGACGCGACCGGCCAGTTCTACGCGGCCCAGACGTTCAGGCAGCTCGTCACCAAGGGGAAGATCGCCGGGGCGTCCGTCTCCGACTTCCCGTCCATGCGCCTGCGCGGCTCCATCGAGGGCTTCTACGGGCCGCCCTGGACGGAGGCGGAGCGCCTGGACCAGATGGACTTCCTCGGCGAGGTCAAGTCCAACACCTACGTGTACGCGCCGAAGGACGACCCGTACCACCGCGACAAGTGGCGCGAACCGTACCCGGCGGACAAGCTCGCCCAGCTCGGCACGCTCGTCGACCGGGCCCGCGCCAACCACGTCCGCTTCACCTTCGCCGTGTCGCCCGGCGGCTCGGTCTGCTACTCGGACCCGGCCGACGTGAAGGCCCTCACCGCGAAGCTCCAGGCGCTCTACGACCTGGGCGTGCGCTCGTTCTCGGTGCCGCTCGACGACATCAGCTACACCAAGTGGAACTGCGACGCCGACCAGCAGAAGTTCGGCGCCCCGGGGCGCGGCCCCGCCGCGAAGGCCCAGGTCGGTCTCCTCAACACCGTCCAGCAGGACTTCATCGCCACCCACGACGGCGCCAACCCGCTCCAGATGGTGCCCACCGAGTACGGCGACCTCACCGACACCGCGTACAAGCAGGAGCTCCGCGGGAACCTCGACAAGAACATCGAGGTGATGTGGACCGGCACCGACGTCGTCCCGCCGGAGATCACCAACGACCAGGCACAGAAGGCGTCCGAGCTGTTCGGACGCAAGGTGTTCGTCTGGGACAACTACCCGGTCAACGACTTCGGCCGGACCTCGGGACGCCTCCTGCTCGCCCCCTACGACAAGCGCGAGCCCGGCCTGTCCGAGCACCTCAGCGGCCTCGTCTCCAACCCTATGAACCAGGAGGCCGCCAGCAAGCTCGCCGTCTTCACCATGTCCGACTTCTCGTGGAACGACCGCGGCTACGACCGCACCCGCTCCGCCCGTCAGTCCGCGCTGCACCTGGCCGGCGGGGACCCGCGCGTCGCCGACGCCGTACAGACCTTTGTCGACCTCAACCACATGGCACCGACGTTCGGCGCCAAGCCGTGGCAGCCGCAGTCGCCGATCCTCGGCGCGCAGCTCGAGAAGTTCTGGAAGACGTACGAGAGCGACCCGGCGGCCGCGATCCGCTCCTTCACGCCGACCGCGACGAACATCGGGCGCACCCCGGCCGTCCTCCGCGCCGGCGTGCCCGACCAGCAGTTCCTGCACGACGCCGGGCCCTGGCTAGACTCCACCGCACTGTGGGGCAAGGCACTCGGGCACGGTCTCGCCGCGCTGAAGGCCATCGACGCCCATGACACGGACAAGGCGGCCGACGAGCGCGCCGCGATGGAGAAGGCGGCCGACGCCGCCTCGCACATCACCATCGACCCGGCCGAGCACCACCAGCCCGGTCCCGTGAAGATCGCCGACCCGTTCCTCGGCGACTTCGTCAGCCGGGTCCAGGACCTGCACGACGCCTCGAAGGGCCTCAAGCCGTTGCGGCAGCTCGCCCTGAACAAGGACACGAAGCAGAGCTCCGACTACGCCTCGGACGGCGAGTTCCCGTACAGCGCGGCCAAGGCGGCCGACGGCGACCGCTTCAACTTCTCGACCACCAGCGGCAAGGAGGCACAGCCCTGGTGGCAGGTCGACCTCGGCTCCGTCGCCGACCTGGAGCGCGTCGACGTCTACAACCGCAGCGACTGCTGCGCGGACCGCACCCAGGACTACTACGTCCTGGTCTCCGACGAGCCCTTCACCGGCACTCTGTCCGACCAGCTGACCAAGCCCGGCGTGTGGTCCCACCACGAGACCGCGCAGGCTGGCGGCCCGACGGCGATCCCGGTGACCGCCCACGGCCGCTATGTGCGGGTGTGGCTGGCGAGCGAGAAGCCCGTCGAGCTGAACATGGCGGAGGTCGAGGTGTACGGCAGAGCGCGGAGCTGA
- a CDS encoding response regulator: MIVAEDSALLRQGIVRLLSDEGFEVSAECSDTGPLLALVAEHRPDAVLLDIRMPPTHTDEGLVAAAAIRAEHPGTGVLLLSQYVETTDTVRALAEQPEGFGYLLKERVADIDELGGALKRVASGETVLDPLVVAKLMNTPRPRSPLDDLTGRERDVLALMAEGHSNEAIAQRLVIGGKTVETHVRNIFGKLRLEQDLLEHRRVRAVLTYLRA, from the coding sequence GTGATCGTTGCCGAGGACTCGGCGCTGCTGCGGCAGGGGATCGTACGACTGCTGTCGGACGAGGGGTTCGAGGTGTCCGCGGAGTGCTCCGACACGGGGCCGCTCCTCGCGCTCGTCGCCGAGCACCGTCCGGACGCCGTGCTCCTCGACATCCGCATGCCGCCGACGCACACCGACGAGGGTCTGGTCGCGGCGGCCGCGATCCGCGCGGAGCACCCCGGCACGGGTGTGCTGCTGCTGTCCCAGTACGTCGAGACGACCGACACCGTCAGAGCCTTGGCGGAGCAGCCCGAGGGTTTCGGCTACCTCCTGAAGGAGCGCGTCGCCGACATCGACGAACTCGGCGGGGCGCTCAAGCGCGTGGCGTCCGGCGAGACGGTCCTCGACCCGCTCGTCGTCGCCAAGCTCATGAACACCCCCCGCCCCAGGAGTCCCCTCGACGACCTCACGGGCAGAGAGCGGGACGTGCTGGCGCTGATGGCCGAGGGCCACTCGAACGAGGCGATAGCCCAGCGTCTCGTCATCGGCGGCAAGACGGTGGAGACGCACGTGCGGAACATCTTCGGCAAGCTGCGCCTCGAGCAGGATCTGCTCGAACACCGGCGCGTGCGCGCGGTGCTCACCTACTTGCGCGCCTGA
- a CDS encoding sensor histidine kinase gives MDSQGKRAVRLRLTGAAALAVVSGSAGSWAYLRAGGSAGDVVRDLSVGWAYAAAGLMAWRRRPANRTGPLMIAEGVTWFLGNLQGTSVPALFAFGAWWEALNMAILLHLILCFPEGRLTTVLTRRLVQFAYGLVAVGGLLRTLLFDPARSTGATYLDCAGCGPNALFIPGTHDLFGPVDTVYHALGWVISAGAAVAIVQRWRHASAARRQALLPAWIGIGVAVVFLMWDMLFYVVPWFGKAGDTGEQAVYLLSDLAQVAVPFAFLAGLLRMHLQRAEVSGLVIEVGTDPDPARLREALARVLGDPTLRLGLWREERRAYVDGSGREVTADGTGRTPVGAADGRPLALLHHDPALMDDPELLASVAAALRLALENVWLRSRARDVSTRIVEAADSERKRLERDLHDGAQARLVFALMALRRVERGLADHPDAALRESVTEAESSLRLAIEELRGLAHGLHPAVLTREGLGPALTALAREATLPVVVAAEPRRYDAVVESTAYFTVCEALSNAAKHAGARAVSVSATHQDGRLVIETVDDGVGGADSMRGSGLRGLADRLAAVDGVLHVHSPAGGGTRIRAELPCG, from the coding sequence GTGGACAGTCAGGGGAAGCGTGCGGTTCGGCTGCGCCTGACCGGGGCCGCGGCGCTCGCCGTCGTATCGGGATCGGCGGGCTCGTGGGCGTACCTGCGGGCCGGTGGGTCCGCGGGCGACGTGGTGCGGGATCTCTCCGTGGGCTGGGCGTACGCGGCCGCGGGGCTCATGGCCTGGCGGCGCAGGCCCGCCAACCGGACCGGCCCCCTGATGATCGCCGAGGGCGTCACCTGGTTCCTCGGAAACCTCCAAGGCACCTCCGTACCCGCCCTGTTCGCGTTCGGAGCCTGGTGGGAGGCGCTGAACATGGCGATCCTCCTGCACCTCATCCTCTGCTTCCCCGAGGGGCGCCTCACCACGGTCCTGACCCGGCGTCTGGTCCAGTTCGCGTACGGTCTCGTCGCGGTCGGCGGCCTGCTGCGCACGCTGCTGTTCGACCCGGCGCGGTCCACCGGCGCCACCTACCTCGACTGCGCCGGCTGCGGCCCGAACGCCCTGTTCATCCCCGGCACTCACGACCTCTTCGGCCCCGTCGACACCGTCTACCACGCGCTCGGCTGGGTCATCTCCGCCGGCGCCGCGGTCGCCATCGTGCAGCGCTGGCGGCACGCGTCCGCCGCCCGCAGGCAGGCGCTGCTCCCGGCATGGATCGGCATCGGCGTGGCCGTCGTGTTCCTGATGTGGGACATGCTCTTCTACGTCGTGCCGTGGTTCGGCAAGGCCGGCGACACCGGTGAACAGGCCGTCTATCTGCTGTCCGACCTCGCGCAGGTCGCCGTGCCGTTCGCGTTCCTCGCCGGACTGCTGCGCATGCACCTCCAGCGCGCCGAGGTCAGCGGCCTCGTCATCGAGGTCGGCACCGACCCCGACCCGGCCCGCCTGCGCGAGGCGCTGGCCCGCGTCCTGGGCGACCCGACGCTGCGGCTCGGCCTGTGGCGCGAGGAGCGGCGGGCCTACGTCGACGGCTCGGGGCGCGAGGTGACGGCGGACGGCACCGGCCGCACCCCCGTCGGAGCGGCGGACGGCCGGCCCCTCGCGCTGCTGCACCACGACCCCGCCCTCATGGACGACCCGGAACTCCTCGCGTCCGTCGCCGCCGCGCTGCGCCTCGCCCTCGAGAACGTCTGGCTGCGTTCCCGCGCCAGGGACGTGAGCACACGGATCGTGGAGGCGGCCGACTCCGAACGCAAGCGCCTGGAGCGGGATCTGCACGACGGGGCGCAGGCCAGGCTGGTCTTCGCCCTGATGGCCCTGCGACGTGTCGAACGCGGCCTCGCCGACCATCCCGACGCCGCCCTGCGCGAGTCCGTGACCGAGGCGGAGTCCAGTCTCAGGCTCGCCATCGAGGAGTTGCGCGGTCTCGCCCACGGTCTGCACCCGGCGGTCCTCACGCGCGAGGGCCTCGGACCCGCGCTGACGGCGCTGGCCAGGGAGGCGACCCTGCCGGTCGTCGTCGCGGCCGAACCCCGGCGCTACGACGCGGTCGTGGAGTCGACCGCCTACTTCACGGTGTGCGAGGCCCTGTCGAACGCGGCCAAGCACGCCGGAGCCCGCGCCGTCAGCGTCTCCGCGACGCACCAGGACGGGCGGCTCGTCATCGAGACCGTCGACGACGGAGTCGGGGGAGCGGACAGCATGCGCGGCAGTGGCCTGCGCGGCCTCGCGGACCGGCTCGCCGCGGTCGACGGAGTGTTGCATGTACACAGTCCCGCCGGTGGCGGGACCAGAATCAGGGCGGAGCTTCCGTGCGGGTGA
- a CDS encoding cobalt-precorrin-5B (C(1))-methyltransferase: MGEAGGAKGGRGAQLKHTGLRPGWTTGACATGATTAAYTALLTGDFPDPVTITLPKGQTPAFALAAEELTGEHAVAGIVKDAGDDPDVTHGALVRASVRLLPAGSGVVFRAGPGVGTVTRPGLPLAVGEPAINPVPRQMMRDHVAAVAERHGGSGDVEITVSVDHGEEIARSTWNPRLGILGGLSILGTTGIVVPYSCSAWIDSIRRGVDVARAAGRTHVAGCTGSTSEKTVVAEYGLPEDALLDMGDFAGAVLKYVRRHPVDRLTICGGFAKLSKLAAGHLDLHSARSQVDKSFLAGLAAEAGAGAQVAAAVADANTGLAALQLWPPLGDMVAATARDEALRVLRGAPVQVDVLCIDRAGTVVGRCAPR, from the coding sequence ATGGGTGAGGCGGGCGGCGCCAAGGGCGGACGCGGCGCCCAACTCAAGCACACCGGTCTGCGGCCCGGCTGGACGACCGGTGCCTGCGCGACAGGGGCGACCACGGCCGCGTACACCGCGCTCCTGACCGGCGACTTCCCCGACCCGGTGACGATCACGCTGCCGAAGGGGCAGACGCCCGCGTTCGCGCTGGCGGCCGAGGAGCTGACCGGCGAGCACGCCGTGGCGGGCATCGTGAAGGACGCGGGCGACGACCCGGACGTCACGCACGGCGCGCTGGTGCGGGCGTCGGTGCGGCTGCTGCCCGCCGGGTCCGGCGTCGTGTTCCGGGCCGGGCCGGGCGTCGGCACGGTGACCCGTCCGGGGCTGCCCCTCGCCGTCGGTGAACCCGCGATCAACCCCGTGCCGCGGCAGATGATGCGGGACCACGTCGCGGCCGTCGCCGAGCGCCACGGCGGGAGCGGTGACGTCGAGATCACCGTGTCCGTCGACCACGGTGAGGAGATAGCCCGGTCGACCTGGAACCCGCGGCTCGGGATCCTCGGCGGGCTGTCCATCCTGGGGACGACGGGCATCGTGGTGCCGTACTCCTGCTCCGCCTGGATCGACTCGATCCGGCGGGGTGTGGACGTGGCGCGGGCCGCCGGGCGCACACATGTGGCGGGCTGCACCGGATCGACGTCCGAGAAGACCGTCGTCGCCGAGTACGGGCTGCCCGAGGACGCGCTCCTCGACATGGGCGACTTCGCGGGCGCGGTCCTCAAGTACGTGCGGCGTCATCCCGTCGACCGGCTGACGATCTGCGGCGGGTTCGCCAAGCTGTCCAAGCTCGCGGCCGGGCACCTGGATCTGCACTCGGCGCGCTCGCAGGTCGACAAGTCGTTCCTGGCCGGCCTCGCCGCCGAGGCGGGCGCGGGTGCGCAGGTCGCGGCGGCGGTGGCGGACGCCAACACGGGCCTCGCGGCACTCCAGTTGTGGCCGCCTCTCGGCGACATGGTCGCCGCGACCGCCCGCGACGAGGCTTTGCGCGTGTTGCGGGGCGCCCCCGTCCAGGTCGATGTACTCTGCATCGACCGGGCGGGTACGGTGGTCGGGCGCTGCGCACCCCGCTGA
- a CDS encoding NACHT domain-containing protein, whose amino-acid sequence MGSRRLLSLSDALVLLGADPPRLAALDRSLGGVLAVATGGVSDGLLRIADARGRILGLGRDAVRGVGARLGAADGRVERGEMLRAAHTVVVVLGWFEALAEQDLPFSLEAVRITRGDQLSLVGAGEADAGFARALAAVDAPFPAPHLAPEDAARELLGWYTALSGRFLRFVSGLAVWDTLTPAGRDAAERALTGALPGAACVHYDSLYAQLAQQAPEFGFWATLTEHRATRAGVQRALAGIEALLAGTASHALPPVDVAAALARSHEAALSRPVLDAASAPDGIRVPALEEMYLDPDFRVRPVAGQHGPADEAWWERAPVREDLTRYLAGALTSAGQERTPLLVLGQPGAGKSVLTRVLAARLPAAGFLPVRVPLRDVRAEDDLQEQIEQAVRAATGERVTWPDLVRSAGGAVPVLLLDGFDELLQTTGVHHNDFLVRVARFQEREAEQGRPLLALVTSRTSVADRARYPDGMVALRLEPFRAAQIQQWLAVWNDANAAGFTARGLRPLSWEVVSRHAALAAQPLLLMMLALYDVADNGLQSDGGEPLDEADLYEELLFSFARREVGKTSGDMASDDLLRERAELEMQRLSLVAFALLNRRRQWVSAAELDEDLAALLGRSSPGASGFRTPLGAAEVALGRFYFVQRAQSVRDGHVLATYEFLHATFGEYLAVRLALHVLGALVQNRPALALGDQRVDDDLAYALLSYAPLSGRQMLRFARAMAARMEPAERDRLSRVLIRVLDQHETRTGDQHPAYRPATLRVASRHGLYGANLVLVILLLTGGTTAAELFPGSANPVSAWHRHALLWRSALNEEQWTDFALSMTLRRSWDADGRRTLDVAPRYGAPAPPDPVDANWLYRYPRGHGGPGWSRPYWDEIWHKMEVSGGTNDSLVRHVMDPVFAWLGPSVTTFVATEGEPATSLAHDLLHLLLSGGVELTDAELELTYRRVLRGIQALPGSHVHRVTALLATAAERDDARLPADLRSEIHSFTR is encoded by the coding sequence GTGGGTTCGCGCAGACTGCTGTCGTTGTCGGACGCGTTGGTGCTGCTCGGCGCGGATCCGCCGCGCCTCGCGGCGCTCGACCGGTCGCTCGGCGGGGTGCTGGCCGTGGCGACGGGCGGCGTGAGCGACGGACTTCTGCGTATCGCGGACGCGCGGGGCCGGATCCTGGGGCTCGGCCGTGACGCGGTGCGCGGGGTCGGGGCGCGGCTCGGGGCGGCGGACGGGCGGGTCGAGCGGGGTGAGATGCTGCGGGCCGCGCACACGGTCGTCGTGGTCCTCGGCTGGTTCGAGGCGCTCGCGGAGCAGGACCTTCCGTTCTCCCTCGAAGCGGTGCGCATCACCCGTGGCGACCAGTTGTCGCTGGTCGGGGCCGGGGAGGCGGACGCCGGTTTCGCGCGGGCCCTCGCCGCGGTGGACGCGCCGTTCCCGGCACCGCACCTCGCGCCGGAGGACGCGGCGCGGGAACTCCTCGGCTGGTACACGGCCCTGTCCGGGCGCTTCCTGCGGTTCGTGTCGGGCCTCGCGGTGTGGGACACGCTCACGCCGGCCGGGCGGGACGCCGCGGAGCGGGCTCTGACGGGTGCACTGCCAGGTGCGGCGTGCGTCCACTACGACAGCCTCTACGCCCAACTCGCACAGCAGGCACCCGAGTTCGGATTCTGGGCCACGCTGACCGAGCACCGGGCGACGCGGGCCGGTGTACAGCGGGCCCTCGCGGGAATCGAGGCGCTGCTCGCCGGTACGGCGTCGCACGCCCTGCCCCCCGTGGATGTCGCGGCCGCCCTGGCGCGCTCCCACGAGGCGGCGCTCTCCCGTCCGGTCCTGGACGCGGCGTCGGCGCCCGACGGAATCCGCGTACCGGCCCTGGAGGAGATGTATCTGGACCCGGACTTCCGGGTGCGGCCGGTGGCCGGGCAGCACGGGCCGGCGGACGAGGCATGGTGGGAACGGGCTCCGGTGCGGGAGGACTTGACCCGCTATCTCGCCGGCGCGCTGACCTCGGCGGGGCAGGAGCGCACACCGCTGCTGGTGCTCGGGCAGCCCGGCGCGGGCAAGTCCGTCCTGACGCGGGTGCTCGCGGCGCGGCTCCCCGCGGCCGGTTTCCTGCCGGTGCGGGTACCGCTGCGTGACGTGCGCGCCGAGGACGATCTCCAGGAGCAGATCGAGCAGGCGGTGCGGGCCGCGACCGGCGAGCGCGTCACGTGGCCCGATCTGGTCCGTTCGGCCGGCGGCGCGGTCCCGGTGCTCCTGCTCGACGGGTTCGACGAGTTGCTGCAGACGACCGGGGTGCACCACAACGACTTCCTGGTCCGGGTGGCCCGCTTCCAGGAGCGCGAGGCGGAACAGGGCCGTCCGCTGCTGGCCCTGGTGACCAGCCGCACGTCCGTCGCCGACCGCGCGCGCTACCCCGACGGCATGGTGGCGCTGCGCCTCGAACCGTTCCGGGCCGCGCAGATCCAGCAGTGGCTCGCGGTATGGAACGACGCCAACGCGGCCGGGTTCACGGCCAGGGGCCTGCGCCCGCTGTCGTGGGAGGTGGTGTCGCGGCACGCTGCGCTCGCGGCGCAGCCGCTGCTCCTGATGATGCTGGCCCTGTACGACGTGGCGGACAACGGCCTGCAGAGCGACGGCGGGGAGCCCCTGGACGAGGCCGATCTGTACGAGGAGCTCCTGTTCTCCTTCGCGCGCCGTGAAGTCGGCAAGACGAGCGGGGACATGGCGTCCGACGACCTCCTGCGCGAGCGCGCCGAGCTGGAGATGCAACGCCTGTCCCTGGTCGCGTTCGCCCTGCTCAACCGGCGCCGTCAGTGGGTCTCGGCGGCCGAGCTCGACGAGGACCTGGCCGCGCTCCTGGGCCGCTCGTCCCCCGGGGCCTCCGGCTTCCGCACGCCGCTCGGCGCGGCCGAGGTCGCGCTCGGCCGGTTCTACTTCGTGCAGCGCGCCCAGTCGGTGCGCGACGGCCACGTCCTCGCGACGTACGAGTTCCTGCACGCCACGTTCGGCGAGTACCTGGCGGTGCGGCTCGCGCTGCACGTGCTGGGCGCGCTCGTGCAGAACCGCCCCGCCCTCGCCCTCGGCGACCAGCGCGTGGACGACGACCTGGCGTACGCGCTGCTCTCGTACGCGCCCCTGTCCGGCCGTCAGATGCTGCGGTTCGCCCGCGCGATGGCGGCGCGGATGGAGCCGGCCGAGCGGGACAGGCTCAGCCGTGTCCTGATCCGCGTGCTCGACCAGCACGAGACCCGCACCGGTGACCAGCACCCCGCCTACCGGCCCGCGACGCTGAGGGTCGCGTCGCGGCACGGCCTCTACGGCGCCAATCTCGTCCTGGTCATCCTGCTGCTGACGGGCGGCACCACGGCCGCCGAGCTGTTCCCCGGTTCGGCGAACCCGGTCAGCGCCTGGCACCGGCACGCCCTGTTGTGGCGTTCGGCGCTCAACGAGGAGCAGTGGACGGACTTCGCCCTGTCGATGACCCTGCGACGGTCCTGGGACGCGGACGGCCGCCGCACGCTCGATGTCGCGCCGCGGTACGGCGCGCCCGCGCCGCCGGACCCGGTCGACGCGAACTGGCTCTACCGCTACCCGCGCGGGCACGGCGGGCCCGGCTGGTCCCGGCCCTACTGGGACGAGATCTGGCACAAGATGGAGGTGTCCGGCGGGACGAACGACTCCCTCGTGCGGCACGTCATGGACCCGGTGTTCGCGTGGCTGGGCCCTTCCGTGACCACGTTCGTGGCCACGGAAGGAGAGCCGGCCACCTCGCTCGCGCACGATCTGCTGCACCTCCTGCTCAGCGGCGGTGTGGAACTGACCGACGCCGAGCTGGAGTTGACGTACCGGCGGGTGCTGCGCGGCATCCAGGCCCTGCCCGGCAGCCACGTCCATCGCGTCACGGCGCTGCTCGCCACCGCCGCGGAGCGGGACGACGCGCGGCTGCCTGCGGACCTGCGGAGCGAGATCCACTCGTTCACGCGGTAG